In Oscillatoria sp. FACHB-1406, the DNA window CAATCTCTACTTGTTTGGATAGCTCTGAATTATGGTCACTTCAAAAACGCTCGAAAAAGTATTCATGGTAGCGGCTGGAGCAGCAATTGTAGCAGTTATAAATCCCACCGCATCAACAGCAGCCGTCTTGACTTTTGATGATGTTTCGACGACAGCCAATGCTGAGCTTATTACTAGCAACTATGGTGGATTTAATTGGAACAACTTTGGTGTAGTAAATATTAACCACGCTCCCCAAAGCGGTTATAACAAGGGGACAGTTTCAGGAAGCTACACAACTTACAACGCTTGGGGAAATCCTGCTTCTTTATCAAGCCTTAATCTTTTTGATTTTAATGGTGCTTATCTAACAGCCGCTTGGAATAATGGTCTTTCTGTGGTCGTTGAAGGTTTAAAGAATGGAATTTCTCTGTATTCAAAGACCGTAGTTGTCGATACGACAAGTCCAACTTGGTTTGATTTTAATTTCTTTGGGGTTGACCAATTAAAGTTTAGTTCTTACGGCGGAATTAATCCAGGTCTTGGAGGCAGTGGTACGCATTTCGCGATGGATAACTTCACCTTCAACGAGAAAAAATCTGTCCCCGAACCTGCTTCCACTTTAGGCTTGCTAGCATTGGGCGCAATGGGAGCCGGTTCGATGCTCAAGCGCAAACAGAAATAACCTACCTAATCGTAATGTCCGCCGATCGCAAAAATGTAAATGTATCGGTCATCAAATTTGTAAATCAGACGATCCTTTGAGGATAGTCTGCGCGACCAGAATCCAGAAAGTTGATACTTGAGGGGTTCTGGTTTTCCCGTACCTTTTGCCGGATCGTCCCTTAGCATTTCCTTAAGAACCCGACATAGAACGCGATGCTGTTTGGCATCTTTTTGTCTGAGTTCCTCATAGGTTAGCCAAGTATCTCCTTCAAACACCAAAGATCTCATCGATCTCCCGGGCAGAGGGTTGGTAGCCTTTGCCAGTTACGTGAGTTGTTAAAGAAGCAGAGATTTGTTTCATCAGAGCGCTATTCTGGAGGACGTAGAGCGTTTCTTGGGTTTGTTCCCAATCTTTGGCGCTGACAACGATAAAGTCAGAACCGCTCTGTCCGGTGACTTTAAGCGGTT includes these proteins:
- a CDS encoding PEP-CTERM sorting domain-containing protein, which codes for MVTSKTLEKVFMVAAGAAIVAVINPTASTAAVLTFDDVSTTANAELITSNYGGFNWNNFGVVNINHAPQSGYNKGTVSGSYTTYNAWGNPASLSSLNLFDFNGAYLTAAWNNGLSVVVEGLKNGISLYSKTVVVDTTSPTWFDFNFFGVDQLKFSSYGGINPGLGGSGTHFAMDNFTFNEKKSVPEPASTLGLLALGAMGAGSMLKRKQK
- a CDS encoding Txe/YoeB family addiction module toxin; the protein is MRSLVFEGDTWLTYEELRQKDAKQHRVLCRVLKEMLRDDPAKGTGKPEPLKYQLSGFWSRRLSSKDRLIYKFDDRYIYIFAIGGHYD
- a CDS encoding type II toxin-antitoxin system Phd/YefM family antitoxin produces the protein MDSIGIDQFRDRFQHWIDRVIDRHQPLKVTGQSGSDFIVVSAKDWEQTQETLYVLQNSALMKQISASLTTHVTGKGYQPSAREIDEIFGV